The Phaeocystidibacter marisrubri genomic interval ATGGTATCTTCTAGTACGTTCACATTGGTGTGTGGGTTGAGGGCAACACCCGCTTGCATGCCGGCTGCTTTAATAGCCTGAAGTGTGCGGTGAAGATGCGTAGAAGCTTCGTAGTGAACGGTCAAAATATCGGCCCCTACTTTCTTGAATTCCTCGATGTAACGCTCGGGTTGAACAATCATCAAGTGAACGTCCATGGTTTTTTTCGCATGGCGTTTAATCGCTTGAATTACGGGCATTCCGAACGAGATGTTCGGTACAAATACTCCGTCCATTACATCGATGTGAAACCAATCTGCTTCACTGCGATTCACCATTTCTGAGTCGCGTTGAAGATTGGCAAAGTCGGCTGCAAGGATGGAAGGGGCGATAATAGCCATGTCGTAAAAATTTTTGGCAAAGGTACAAACGGCGAGACGAGTTCTCAAAAGAACCTATGTGTCAAGTGCTGAGTATTTTGTCGGGAGGTTAAAGCTGAACGATTTGATAGAGCTCGGGAATCTCAGCATTCCAGTGATAGGTATCTTTCAATACTCGCCTAAATGTGTCGGCAGCTTGCGGCTCACCATGCACGATAAAAACTCTTTCGGGAGTGGATTCAATCTCGTTCAACCAATCCAGTAACTCATCTTGGTCGGCATGAGAAGATAGAACTTCCATGTTGTACACCTCCGCTCGGGTAGGATAGTAGTTTCCATAAATCTTGAGGTTTTTAGCGCCGTCTAACAATGCTCGACCTCTAGTTCCGGCAGCTTGAAATCCCGAGAGAATAATGGTGGTTTCTTTCTTGGCTAAATATCGTTCTAAATAAGTGAGGACTCTACCTCCAGAAAGCATGCCGCTGCCGGCCACAATGATTTTTGGTTCATTGGAAGCTACTATCAATTTGGTTTCACGAATATCCTGCACTATCCAAAAACTCTCTTTCATTTGGGCGAATTCATCGGGTTTTAGGACGTGTGAATCCACTAATCGACCAAAAACGTCCAATACGTTACCTCCCATCGGACTGTCCATTACCATGGGTACGTCCATAATTTGTCCAGACGACTTGAGCTTCCAGAGCAAGTACATGATGGTTTGAGCTCGCTCTACAGCAAAGCAGGGAATGATGACGGTTCCTTTACGTTCCAACGTTTTTTGAATGTGGGTTTGGAGGATCAAGAGAGGGTCGTCGGTGGGATGAATTCGGTCTCCATATGTGCTTTCAACAAATAGTACATCGGCGCGTTTTGGCTTTTTGGGATCGGTCAAGAGCCAATCGTTTTTACGGCCCACATCTCCAGAGAAGACATATCGTTTCCCGTGAATATCTAGTTCGATGAAGGACGCGCCAATGATGTGTCCCACGTGTTGAAAGCGAACAGATACACCATTGAATAAGTCTTTCCATTCCCCTTCTTCTACAGGACGGAATTTCTCTATGGTATGTTCTGCGTCTTTAACGGAATACAGCGGTTCAGCAGGGGAGTGTATGGTGAATTGTTCGGCGTTGGCCTTTCTTGCTGTTTCCTCTTGAATTTTGGCGCTATCTCTCAGTACAATAGCCGCTATGTTTAGAGTAGGTTCGGTACCTAGAATGGTCTTGTCATATCCCTTCTTAACCAATCGTGGAAGATATCCGCAGTGATCGAGGTGACCGTGGGTGAGCAGCACGTAATCAATTTCGTGGATGGGAGTGGGGATGCCCTCCCAGTTGAGCAATCGCAGTTTCTTCAACCCTTGAAACAATCCGCAATCCACTAGAATCTTGTGGTCATCAACATGAATGAGGTACTTGGATCCGGTTACCGTTCCAGAAGCACCTAAGAATTGAACGAGAACGCGGGGAGAAACTTCTGATTTCATGTCGATTATCTTACAGTTTGACTATTCTGTAAGGTACAAAGAATCAATATTGAAGTTCGATGATGGAAATCATGTTTCAGACTGTTTCGCCACAAAAAAAGGCCCTTCTTTCGAAGAGCCTTTCAACCAATTACAATTCGTAATTATCCCAAGTAAGTCTTGAGGATCTTACTTCTTGATGTGTGTTTCAAACGACGAATCGCCTTCTCTTTGATCTGACGAACGCGTTCGCGAGTTAGATCAAATTTCTCACCAATTTCTTCAAGTGTCATTGGATGCTGACCATTCAAACCAAAGTAGAGGCGAATAACATCACCTTCACGTGGAGTAAGGGTAGCCAATGATCTTTCGATCTCGGTACGAAGAGAATCGTGCATCAAATCTTCATCTGGATTCGGTGAATCCGAAGAATTTAATACGTCGTACAAGTTGCTGTCTTCACCTTCAACCAGAGGAGCGTCCATGGATACGTGACGACCCGAGTTACGCATGCTCTCTTTTACGTCAGATTCGCCCATCTCCAACATTTCAGCAATCTCAGCAGCAGACGGAGCTCTTTCGTGCTCTTGTTCCAACTGAGCGTATGCCTTGTTGATTTTGTTGATGGATCCAATCTTGTTGAGTGGAAGACGAACGATACGTGATTGTTCAGCCAATGCTTGAAGGATAGACTGACGAATCCACCATACCGCGTAAGAGATGAATTTAAAACCACGAGTTTCATCAAAGCGCTGTGCGGCCTTAATCAAACCGAGGTTTCCTTCGTTGATGAGGTCAGGCAAAGTCAAACCTTGGTTTTGGTATTGCTTCGCTACTGAAACCACAAAACGGAGGTTAGCCTTGGTCAATTTCTCCAAAGCAATTTGGTCTCCCGCCTTAATGCGTTGAGCCAACTCCACCTCTTCTTCTGCAGTAATCAATTCTACCTTACCAATTTCTTGTAGGTATTTGTCGAGGGAAGCGGTCTCTCTATTGGTGACCTGTTTTGTGATCTTTAACTGTCTCATATGTCCAATCGAATACTATGGATTAATGGAACGATGAATGTCCGTATAATGTTTTACTTCTTGTCGTCGCCTTCTGGCTTCGGAAGCAATGCTTTACGCGACAATTTCATCTTGCCCTTCTCGTCCATGGCTAGCAATTTTACTTTAACACGATCTCCTTCTTTGAACACTTTGCTCACATCTTCGATGCGCTTGTGATCAATTTCAGATACGTGGAGCAAGCCCTGGGTGTTGTGACCGATTTCGATGAATGCGCCAAATGCTTGGATGCCTTTAACAACGCCTTCGTATGTTTCGCCAATCGTAGGAACGAATGCGATTTCTTTGATGCGCTTAATAGCAAAGTCCATACCTTCTTGGTCAACACCTGAAATCTCAACGATGCCTTTGTCGCCATCTTCTTCGATAGAGATCGTAGTTCCAGTTTCTGCTTGGAGAGCCTGAATTACTTTTCCACCTGGTCCGATAACGGCACCGATAAAGCTCTTAGGAATCTCTACTACAACAATCTTAGGTGCATTTGGTTTCAACTGAGTACGAGGCTCGCTGATTGATTTAGTCATTTCACCCATGATGTGAAGACGTCCTTCACGAGCTTGAGCAAGTGCTTCTTTCATCACTTGCGCGCTAATACCAGTAATCTTGAGGTCCA includes:
- the rpe gene encoding ribulose-phosphate 3-epimerase — encoded protein: MAIIAPSILAADFANLQRDSEMVNRSEADWFHIDVMDGVFVPNISFGMPVIQAIKRHAKKTMDVHLMIVQPERYIEEFKKVGADILTVHYEASTHLHRTLQAIKAAGMQAGVALNPHTNVNVLEDTIEDIDLVCLMSVNPGFGGQKFIERTYEKVRALRKMIDERGASTKIEIDGGVTTANAKALIEAGADVLVAGSFVFSSENPEATIADLKKI
- a CDS encoding MBL fold metallo-hydrolase RNA specificity domain-containing protein, which codes for MKSEVSPRVLVQFLGASGTVTGSKYLIHVDDHKILVDCGLFQGLKKLRLLNWEGIPTPIHEIDYVLLTHGHLDHCGYLPRLVKKGYDKTILGTEPTLNIAAIVLRDSAKIQEETARKANAEQFTIHSPAEPLYSVKDAEHTIEKFRPVEEGEWKDLFNGVSVRFQHVGHIIGASFIELDIHGKRYVFSGDVGRKNDWLLTDPKKPKRADVLFVESTYGDRIHPTDDPLLILQTHIQKTLERKGTVIIPCFAVERAQTIMYLLWKLKSSGQIMDVPMVMDSPMGGNVLDVFGRLVDSHVLKPDEFAQMKESFWIVQDIRETKLIVASNEPKIIVAGSGMLSGGRVLTYLERYLAKKETTIILSGFQAAGTRGRALLDGAKNLKIYGNYYPTRAEVYNMEVLSSHADQDELLDWLNEIESTPERVFIVHGEPQAADTFRRVLKDTYHWNAEIPELYQIVQL
- a CDS encoding sigma-70 family RNA polymerase sigma factor produces the protein MRQLKITKQVTNRETASLDKYLQEIGKVELITAEEEVELAQRIKAGDQIALEKLTKANLRFVVSVAKQYQNQGLTLPDLINEGNLGLIKAAQRFDETRGFKFISYAVWWIRQSILQALAEQSRIVRLPLNKIGSINKINKAYAQLEQEHERAPSAAEIAEMLEMGESDVKESMRNSGRHVSMDAPLVEGEDSNLYDVLNSSDSPNPDEDLMHDSLRTEIERSLATLTPREGDVIRLYFGLNGQHPMTLEEIGEKFDLTRERVRQIKEKAIRRLKHTSRSKILKTYLG